TAATAACTTTGCTCCTTTGCATgtcacatatatatttatttattgtgtatattAAAAAATGTACAGCCTCTGTCCATCCGATTACTCATTACGATAACGTGGAATAAGTTGTAGCAAATCGGCTAAGAACCAtccgaaatttttgctaacaacctttcccctttatatgtgacatgtatgtTCATACATTAAAAAACATGTAGCCTGTGTATATCCAAATGATCATTAGAACGTTGtacaaaaatttgaagtacattaggcgtgtacttttcgagatttttactaACAACTTTAACCAAAGACTTGTTTTCATACAGTAGTATAAATTGTATATATATTTGTAAACCATACATATaacgggcgttcaaaaagaaacgagacggaggcataattacagaaaccaggggaccaaaaatggcataatcacagggagagggtccggactgtatggagggtggccgagaacctcccatttgaatttctacaGGAGTGCCCCGACTGTGTTggtcgtatgaggctttgcattgtcatggagcagaatgaccccacgggtgagattgcctggtcgttttgatttgatcgcttggcgaagggggGTCAGGGATTGCAagtaacactgggcattcactgttgtcccgtgctgcaggaagtgaatcagaaggggacatcttggtcaaagaaggatgtcagcataacctttcccgcATTCGTGTGGACGGCGACGTCCtgctgtacgtgtggaactggttaacatagcAGATCCGAGGTTTTAGAGACAGCCATTCAGCGCCATGggacacagtgggacaagtgtctcaaataGCCAAGGTCAATacagatactggtttctgtaattatgcctccagctcgtttctttttgaatgccccttatattaaAGATATGTAGAGTATGTCTGTCTGAACATATATTAGagcatcatgtaaaaatctgaagtaaactggAAGACCCTTGTGATTTTTGCCAACAATTTTATATatatgattggccatggaagattttgtggacagacgaaacccacttccatctgacaggatatgtcagtacacagaattgtgaatatgggcaacggaaaatccaaacgCAAATGCCCAACTGAATGCTTATCAGACGATcttttaaaaatttgaagtaaatcgatcaagaactttttgagGTGATTTCTAGTAATAAAACTGCCCCTTTACATAGTGTATATATAATTATTTACCATATATTAGAACTATACGTAGGTTCGCTTGTCCGAACGTTTATTAATGTATCGTGTGAAAATTTGAAGTTAATAGTTCAAGTACTTGTCGGGATTTTTGGTAGCAACGTTCAATGCTGACTTGTCTTTATATGGTAGTACAGAAGCACATACAAACAGTTGCTCGCGTTGACTCTCGCACAGTAAAGTGGTATGTTTTGTTAAAACGTGCGACAGCTCATAACAGTTCGACAGTTTCAGGTGGCACAAGCTTCTTAGTTGTGTGTTTTCTTCTCTTTCATATATCTATAGTGTCAGTAACGTCTCAATTCTCATTTGCGGTAACCACTGTTTGTCTGGGAATGTCAGTGTGTCACAAGGTTCTCATTTATTTGTCACCCAGGTATGTGTGGGTCACGTATGATAATTTTTGGCTAATGCTTCAACTATTTCCCCAGTTACCATGTCTTTATTACgtcactttcttgtctgtctgcctgatcgatacaaattttgcaatttattttaaatTAACTTCGAAATGAACTACACACTTTATAGGAAGGCGCAGAACAATGTAACTCACTTTCTTATTTGGTGTATGGCAGACGGTGCTGTGTGTACTGTTGTCATTTCCCCTTTTTCTTGTTCCAGTAGCGAATGGTTCTTGGGAACAACGATTGTTAGCAAGCCACTGTGcgagctcgaatctttctaatttttacTTTCACGGTATTTCCGCGAGATTTACGTAGGACGAAGCAGTATATTGATTGAGTgtggtgaagagaaactgaaatttaccatatttctctaatgTAATCTCATTAAAATGTTTGGGATCGATTGATAACTTTCACACACAAACgattaaaaagcagaaaataattatttaaatcaaaattaaattttaatccaCCGAGTTTGTAAATCGgacaaaaaagtataaaataatttctcctagcccagtACAGATTCCTAATCCCAAGCAGACAGTCCTGAAAATATATGATCGTGAATTTTTAACAGCTATAAAAACACTTGTAAGGTTTAAAAAGAAAAAGGTGTAACGTATAAAATACATAACTGATGTATAAGTAATTCACCTGCTTACTGTTAAACTACTTACTAATTGATGCATTAGTAGTTCACCTTCCTGTTATCATCTACTGCATTCCCCCACGTTtctcgttttaaatcttacaagtaatTCATGGctattaaaaattaacaatcaCAAGTTTTCGAAACTATTTTTATGGgctaggaaaaattattttatactttttagtctggATTAGAAGCTTGTTTGGTATATTAAAAATTcttctttatttaaattattatttttctgcagGAGAGGAGAACAGAGAAAAGAACTTCACGTGTGTTTTACATATAATGATGTCTTTAGTGTCGCAAGAATATTATTGACATTTTTCTCCTGATGCGATGAATCTCATGGGTAACCAGTAGATGTCCTATTATTATATCTTTCCCGTAGACATCAAGCCTGATATGACTTGCCTCATGTGCTACACAGTGGAAGCAAGTTTGAGCAGCTACTGATGATAGacgaaattaaaatattaacatacGCTGTAGGTCTTACAGTACAGACTACTAACTTTATTTGGTACAGGTGGTTTGTCTGAGGGTCCATTCTAGTACTGAcgtcaagtgattcaaaggaaaaCAAGTTAGACCTCCGTTTATTATACACGAATTGGCAGAACGAAAATAAATACAAGATTTTACTATAAAATATTTGGGAACCTATTTATTAGGATTTGGTTCTTTAGACATACAGTGTATCTCACTGAAAACTTCGTATAATAAGGAAGAGTGTTGTCCCTTGGAGTACTTTTCAAACTTACGCCTCTAGCCCTCCCTTTAAAGggagtttaatttattttcttgtttaagtTTTTAGTGATAACATTGGTTTTTTTGCGTGATATAGTCCTTCTATGAAATTGCAAGAAATTCTCCAGAAAAGTAAAGTTTTCCAAATGTGAAAGAAATGTTCACCacacatggtcatgtacctaggaacaaatattcgttaaaattttaaaaagttttcgtCGAGAAAGTCTTGTCAGTTCTGTATTTAATAGCATCTCTATTACTTTATTACTCTACTGCAGACCAATAATagcaagtgaaataaaattaagtatAAATATTATCAGCAACGAAttgcaagttaaatacattttgaaataggaGGTATTTGAGAATAACAGCATTTTCCGTTTTCAAGACAGGGAAAATTATAAGACATTAAAGAATcttagttcatttgcaaatatcacatgttgcACTGTAGAAGACTTTCTTCTGTTCTAACCCATTTCATCCCATTGTTGCGCACATGCAACACAAAGCTTAAGTTCACAAAATGCAGTCAAAATGAACTTCTTATACAAAACTCATCTTGCATGTCTTAAAAGACATTCACAAGTTCGTGTATAGCGGGTATAATAGCAGATATTTTTAAATGTGCTACCTTAATACGTTTACACATCAGTTGTTCCTTCTCCACATCGAACCGTCTTCTCACAAACACGTCACGTGATTCACTACCCGATATTTTCTGCACAGTCCTAACTGCACCGCTAAGTGGAGTATGTCAATCAGTATAGACTAACTGTTTTTCATCCATGTGTCCACATTCCAACGCCCGACCTGCTGCCCAGAAGAAAATAAACAATATAGTTTTGCTCTTACCACACGAACTTGAGGTACTAAtcagcgccggccgctgtagccgagcagctctaggcgcttcagtcttgaaccgcgcgaccgctacagtcgcaggttcgaatcctgcctcgggcatggatatgtgtgatgtccttaggatagttaggtttaagtagttctaagttataggggactgatgacctcagatgttaagtcgcatagtgctcagatccatttgaaccatactaatcAGCTCAATAAgcttaatagctataattattaatatgaaaatgaaataaatactgacgTAATTTTGTTCAGtgtactgtcctcagtcaccattaAAAACATCTGAACTTACTGAAAACTTTGTTTTGCATGTGGGCAACACTGGAAAGTAATGTGTTAAGGTACAAGACTGTGGACTCCTGAAGAAGTATGGCTTAACTGTGTGCGTAGTTCTGAAAACAAACGGAGTTTTACTGACTGTAATATTCTGTAATTGAAGAATAACAATATTATCCTAATAGCTTAAATATACTATAAAGAACATATAGGGTAAAACTAGAATAGTTATAAATGTTTCAGAATGGATACAGTCTTGGCtgtgaaattatttaatatcaacgacgcgtttcacccttttgggacATCATCAGATTGTGTGGAAGTAGCTGCATATGTAACCCATCCATCGcaaagccatataaaatggaaaacgGACGCAATAGTAACTGGATAAGTAATCCATCCGttataaaaacatataaaatgcaagTTGGTCCCTGGGCACACTAGCTGACTCCACCGTAACAATACAAAATAGGACCATGTTTACAAAACAAACGTGGTATGACCCGCGTGCAGCACATACCACGTTCATTTCGTAAGCATGGCCCTATTTTGCACTGCTATTGCGAAGTCCTCAGGTGTGCTCAAGGTCCAGCttgcattttatgtgtttttatGACGGATGGATTCCATATCCAGTTACTACTGCGTCCATtttccatttcatatggctttACGACGGATGGGTTATACATGCAGTTACTTTTACACACTCTGATGATGCCCCCAAAatggtgaaacgcgtcattgagaTTAAatacaatactggtcattaaatttgctacaccaagaagaaatgcagatgataaacgggtattcattggacaaatatattatactagaactgacatgtgattacattttcacgcaatttgggtgcatagatccagagaaatcagtacccagagcaaccacctctggccgtaataacggcgttgatacgcctgggcattaagtcagacagagctttgatggcgtgtacaggtacaactgcccatgcagcttcaacacgataccacagttcatcaagagtagtgactagcgtattgtgacgagccagttgccaagccaccattgaccagacgttttcaattggtgagagatctggagaatgtgctggtcagggcagcagtcgaacatttactgtatccagaaaggcccgtacaggacctacaacatgcggtcgtgcattatcctgctgaaatgcagggtttcgctgggataggatgaagggtagagccatgggtcataacacatcttaaatgtaacgtccactgttcaaagtgccgtcaatgcgagccataggtgaccgagacgtgtaaccaatggcaccccataccatcacgccgggtgatacgccagtgtggcgatgacgaatacacgcttccaatatgctttCACTGCAGTGTCACCAAAcaaggatgcggccatcatgatgctgtaaaaagaacctggattcatccgaaaaaatgacgttctgccattctttcacccaggttcgtcgttgagtacaccatcgcaggtgctcctgtctgtgatgcagcatcaaagggtaaccgaagccatggtctccgagctgatagtccatgctgctgcaaacgtcgtcgaactgttcgtgtagatggttgttgtcttgcaaacgtccccatccgttgactcagggatcgatacgtggctgcacgatccgttacagtcaagaggataagatgtttgtcatgtcgactgatagtgatacgagcccgttgggattcaacacggcgttccgtattaccctcctgaacccaccgattccatattctgctaacagtcattggatctcgaacaacgcgagcagcaatgtggcgatacgataaaccgctatcgcgataggctacaatccgacctttatcaaagtcggaaacgtgatggtacgcatttctcctccttacacgaggcattcaccaggaaacgccgatcaactgctgtttgggtatgagaaatttgttggaaactttcctcatgtcagcacgttgtaggtgtcgccaccggcgccaacgttgtgtgaatgctctgaaaagctaatcgtttgaatatcacagcatcttcttcctgtcgggtaaatttcgcatctgtagcacgtgatcttcgtggtgtagcaattttaacggccagtagtgtagtaccccaaacaggattttttttaaatggctTCATGTCTCACAAtaataaaaacagaagaaaatgccgtAAATGGTAATGGCGATCTCTGGTGCGCGTTCCTTCATTTTAAATTcggtcactagattgaaacacaGACCAGATATAACATTCTCCTGTACAAAAAGGTACGATTGATTGAAGAATAGTTTGTATTTTCCACGTACTCATTAGAAGGATATAGGCACACGCCACTAGTTTTATATTTGCAAGACTGTGTTTACAGCAAAGATAGTTTCCATGCATGGCACTTCAAGGAAGATGGGCTCCCTAGTTAAAGACAATATGTAGTGCTTTAGGTAGGAATTTGTATAAGAATCACGAGATAGGCGACTGCAGCACTAACAGTAGTTACGAACATCTGAAGGTCGATGTTATAAAATCCCATGGCGGAAACACATAGTCTGTCCACCGGAAGTCGTAGAACGTCCGCTGCCGGCCCGGAACGTAGCAGCGGCTCCAGCCTGGACAGCAACAGACCAGTTCTGTCGGCGCGCTCGGCCGCCGAGGAACAGGCCCAGCAGACCGCCAACTGGCGACACAGGGCGTTAGTAAGGCTGAAAGCGTTCATGAGTACTAGCGCGCTCTTGTTTGCTAGCTGGTAGTGTGCTTCACTTGTCACGCATACAAGCCAGTATGCGCAGCAGGTCATCACGACGAAATCTCCCAAGACCGCCAGCAGCAGTGCGGGTCCGAAGTGGAGACTGCAGAGGCGGGCGCAACGGTGGAGGGCCAATCTGGCGCGCTGAAGTCGACGCAcctccgcccccaccgcccccgccacccccgGCTGTCCCGCGCGCGTCGCCAGCTCCTCCAGAGCGTCCTCGCTGCCCGTCGGTGGCCAGGTACTCCTCAGCACGTGCCCGCACACGATGCCCATCCTGTGTCGAAGTAGCAGCACAGTGGCGAAAAACTGAACCCTCCATATCGTGACAAATGCTTGTAGACATATCATGATGGACATCCTTGGATAGTCTGCGAAGTTATAGGATGCTAGTGAGCTAACTGGTATAACAACCATGATGAGGACAGCACTCAACAGTGAAACTGCTGTAAAGCGAGTTTTGCGATATATTTTCGTTATGTAAGTGCGATCTCGCATGGTGAACAGTGCATCTACCTTTTCCAGCAATTTCGTGATGCCACTAACGAAATTGTGCCCAGTATATAGACATCTGCATAACAATATACCTGGCTCTAACAAAACCAGTAAAACAAAGAATACAGTTGTAACACGGCCCGCCACAGGAAACCTTGGAGTTATTTCCATTAGACGCACTTCTTTATAAAAGCAGTAGAGGCCAGAGGCACAGATGCACGTAAGCCATATCACTGGTATGACGTATCCTAAGAGTCTCTTTAATGACGTGCCGAAGGGACAAGATGACGAATCTTTGCTACCACTGATAATGGGAGCCAGACCAAAGATTTGGAACATAAGGTATAAAGGCCTAACTGCCTTTTGGATGCTATAGCCACTCGTCCGAGAAGCAAAACTGTATGCACTGCACATTATCCTGCGAGCTACTCTCGTGCTTTCGAACAGCTCTAACGACTGAGTTGCGACCCTGCCGGCGCAGCACACCATAATTCCAATTTCGTTAATGAGGTAACGATCGAAACGTAAATTCGTGAATACCAGTAATGAGTCTTTAGCTTGACAGGTTAATTAAGCAAGAAACCTTTCGATCTGTGTATCCTGAGGCGCGGTGCTCGTAGAACTATGTTACAATCAATATCAAGTAAACCACGAAAGTCATAAGATAATACAATGAACATGACAAacataagttttcaaatttttgtatattCCTGTTTTGTTTCTATAATTACAACAATGGCAGCCGACATAatcatggaagcctttgaagcaacggccTTTGGTTCAGCTTCTTTACGCCCACGTTGCTGGCTCAGATACTTGGACGAGACGTTTGCTATACggcctcatggtgaaacggagctacGGAAGTTTCAGGAATATTTGAACAAcatgcacgggaagatacagttcacgctcgaagtagacaagaatggtgcaattccatttctagaagccggccggtgtggccgagcggttctaggcgctacagtctggaaccgcgcgaccgctacggtcgcaggttcgaatcctgcctcgggcatggatgtgtgtgatgcccttaggttagttaggtttaagtagttctaagttctaggggactgatgacctcagaagttaagtcccatagtcctcagagccatttgaacaatttgaaccatttctagacgtcgaagtatacaggacaacggagggcacactggggcacagactatatcgcaagcctacacatacagacaggtatctgcacgcccaatcctaccaccacccagcgcagaagaactcaGTCATCCGTTCTTTGGCAACCCGTGCGctcgcctaagtgatgctcaaatcATAACACCCGAGCTTAAAAGGCTACGCACAAAGTTTCTAGCCCATGGCTACAGCCGTAAGTCGatccacacagccttgtcgacgaacaaaAGTAAGcataagcaagaaatagacaaactgcagccaacaatgCACTTACCTtgtgtgaaaaatgttactgaccgaataggcaaacaccttcaccGGGTTGGGGTGCAGCccgtcttctatagtggtcgcaggatccaggaAGTGCTAGGCTCCACTACGGACAGCGTGGGTGCATTACACGCTGCAGGCGTCTACAAGGTGGAATGCTAACGcggagaggcatacatcggtgagactggcaggccaatagcaaagcgcattcgggaacacgagcgctatattcgtctagggaaacacaacaaatctgcagtggcagaaaatcagcaagactgcggaaaggaaataaaattcagcgaagcctgtgtgttggccaagcagccggttatgacgaaacgcaaaatctgGGAGGCCATCGAAATACCTAAACACCCTAATAAAATGAAgagagaggatggactcaggcttgtcccatcttggctgccagcaatcagagcctaaCAGACCGCACTGTCCACATAAGGCACGAGCATTACCGGCGAGTAATTGCCacaggctaataatggaagcaaggctaaagaaaaatcaagacactttcataggatttgtcgacctggaaaaagcgctcgacaatgtaaaatggtgcaagctgttcgatattctgaaaaaagtaggggtaagctatagggagagacgggtcatatacaatatgtacaacaaccaagagggaataataagagtagacgattaagaacgaagtactcttattaagaagggtgtaagacaaggctgtagcctttcgcccctactcttcaatctgtacatcgaggaagcaatgatggaaataaaagaaaggttcaggagtggaattaaagtacaaggcgaaaggatatcaatgatacgattcgctgatgacattgctatcctgagtgaaagttaagaagaattaaatgatctgctgaacggaatgaacagtctaatgagtacacagtatagtttgagagtaaatcggagaaagacgaaggtaatgagaagtagtagaaatgagaacagcgagaaacttaacatcaggattgatggtcacgaagtcaatggagttaaggaattctgctacctaggtagtaaaataaccaatgaaggacggagcaaggaggacatcaaaagcagactcgctatggcaaaaaaggcatttctggccaagagaagtctactaatatcaaataccggccttaatttgaggaagaaatttctgaggatgtacgtctggagtacagcattgtatggtagtgaaacatggactgtgggaaaaccggaacagaagagaatcgaagcatttgagatgtggtgctatagacgaatgttgaaaattaggtggactgataaggtaaggaatgaggaggttctacgcagaatcggagaggaaaggaatatgtg
This portion of the Schistocerca nitens isolate TAMUIC-IGC-003100 chromosome 7, iqSchNite1.1, whole genome shotgun sequence genome encodes:
- the LOC126195533 gene encoding putative gustatory receptor 2a — protein: MGIVCGHVLRSTWPPTGSEDALEELATRAGQPGVAGAVGAEVRRLQRARLALHRCARLCSLHFGPALLLAVLGDFVVMTCCAYWLVCVTSEAHYQLANKSALVLMNAFSLTNALCRQLAVCWACSSAAERADRTGLLLSRLEPLLRSGPAADVLRLPVDRLCVSAMGFYNIDLQMFVTTVSAAVAYLVILIQIPT